CCTGGCTCAAGCGATGGGATCTTACGCAAATCAAGAATTGCACCCAGTTCGTGGTCATTCACCAGTTCAGGCATTGCATTTGAAACACCACCTGCACCCACGTCATGCACAGACACGATTGGGTTGAAGTCTTCCATACGCCAGCATGCATCAATCACTTCTTGGCAACGACGTTCCATTTCAGGGTTTTCACGTTGTACAGAAGCGAAGTCGAGGTTTTCACCCAGTTTACCACTGTCCACAGAAGATGCCGCACCGCCACCAAGGCCGATCAGCATTGCAGGGCCACCAAGAACGATCAGTAAATCACCCGGTTGAATCGCATCTTTTTCCACGTGGTCTGGACGGATATTACCGTAACCACCCGCAATCATAATTGGCTTATGGAAGCCTTTCACATCGCCATTCACGTTTTGTTCAAAAGTACGGAAGTAACCGTTTAACGCAGGGCGACCAAACTCGTTGTTGAACGCAGCACCACCCAATGGACCTTCAATCATGATTTGAAGTGGCGATGCCATACGAGATGGTTTACCGTAGTTTTCTTCCCAAGGCTGTTCAAAACCCGGAATATTTAAGTTTGAAACCGTAAAGCCTGTTAAACCTGCTTTTGGTTTACCACCACGACCTGTTGCGCCTTCATCACGAATTTCACCGCCCGAACCGGTCGCAGCGCCCGCAAATGGCGCAATCGCTGTTGGGTGGTTATGCGTTTCCACTTTCATGAGGATGTGAGCAGCTTGGCTCTTGTATTTATAAACGTGGTGACCCGTCGCTTCATCTTTCTTCGGATAGAAACGCTGAGTATCAAAACCAACAATCACCGAAGCATTGTCTTTATATGCTGACAATACATCTGTCGGTGATTCTTTATAAGTATTTTTAATCATTTGGAACAATGACAATGGCTGTTTTTCACCATCAATTGTCCATTCAGAACCAAAGATTTTATGACGACAGTGCTCAGAGTTTGCCTGAGCAAACATCATCAGTTCGATATCGTGTGGATTACGGCCGAGCTTGTTAAAAGCAGCAACTAAATAATCAATTTCTTCATCAGAGAGTGCAAAACCAAACTCAGAGTTCGCCTTCACTAAAGCGTCTTTACCCTGACCTAAGATGTCAATTGCATTTAAAGGCTTTGGTGCTGTTTCAGAGAACAAAGCAACCGCGTCTTCAATTTGATTGAACACACTTTCAGTCATACGGTCATGCAAAACTTGTTTTACTGCATCCGATACTTCAGAAATACCCTTTAAAGTAAATAAAACACCGCGTTCTAAGCGGTGTATCGGGGTGTTACAGTTTGCAAAAATATCCGTTGCCTTTGATGACCACGGCGAAATTGTACCTACACGTGGCGTCACAAGGACTTGAACTTCATCATTTGTCGCTTGGCGAACTTGGAAAGTTGCACCATCATTTAATAGCTGTAAAGCAGATTGCTGTTGTTGCTCGTCGAGCGCTTGGTCGAAAAGGTAAACCCATTGGCTTTCTATTGATTGAACAGAACTGATAGACGATAAACGTGTTAAAAGTTGTGTTTGCTTAAAAGAAGAGTGTGCAGGTGCACCGGCAACGATAAACATGCTGTTTTTGGCTCCACGGGCAGGTCTAGACAACCTACCTCAATGTGACTTGAAGAGAGCGCATATTCTACTGTGTATTGCCAAAATCAGCTAGTCGTCTACGACTTAAAAAAGTGAGATTTCTTTGTTTTAAAAGATCAATTTACTTTGACTTTAAAAATCAAACATGATTAGTAACAAATGTTTTAAGGGATAAATTTCAAAGATGCCCGAGTTTTAGGCTTTGATTCGATTTTAAAAACCATTGTCAATTGATACTCAAGTTACAAATAAAGAAGTTGATAGCCTCCTTGAGAACAAACAGGACTGCTTTAAGATGCTCTATTGATGAAAATTTAATACCGCATAAATTAAAAGACAACTTATGTCGCAGCCCTCTAGAGCTCGTCACACTTTTTTGGCATGATGAAGCCAAACAATCACTGAATAACGATAAATGATGCAAATGCGTTGGTTAGAACTGCTCTCAACAGTTCGTATTGGAAGTAAAAAACAAAATACCGAATTGGCACGTAGCCCATTTCACAAAGATTATGACCGAATTATTTTTTCCCAAAGCTTTCGCCAACTGAACCGAAAAACCCAAGTCCATCCACTGACTCAACACGATGGCATTCATACTCGTTTAACCCATTCACTCGAAGTCTCCTGCATTGGGCGCTCGCTCGGCATGCTCGCAGCGGAAAAAATCAAAGACGAACTACCAATGTGGATTTCCCCTGCCGATGTTGGAGCCATTATTCAAGCGGCTTGTTTAGCACATGATATTGGCAACCCACCGTTTGGTCATGCAGGTGAATATGCCATTCGTGAATGGTTTGATGATGCATCACATGGCAACTTTTTAGAGAAACTTTCAGTAGAGGAACAAGCCGATGTGCGTCAGTTTGAAGGCAATGCCCAAGGTCTGCGTCTACTGACTAAAATTGACTATCATCCTAATGATGGTGGCATGCGTCTAACCTATGCAACGTTGGGAGCTTACTTAAAATATCCATGGCTATCGAAAACTATCGAATCACAAGGCGATACCCCCGCCAGTAAACGTGCCAAATTTGGCTGCTATCAGGCAGAAAAAGAAATCCTGCAACAAATCGCAGAGCAACTCGGACTGATTCAACTGGGTGAATATCATTATTGTCGCCATCCGCTGACTTATTTACTTGAAGCAGCAGATGATATTTGCTACGCCCTGATTGACCTTGAAGATGGCATCATTTTAAACATGTTGTCTTATGAAGAAGTTGAACCAATTTTTTTAAGCTTGCTTGGTGAATATAGTGCACCAGTAGAACTCTCTATGCCAGATACCACGTGGCAGCAAAAAATTGCAGCGTTACGCGGACGGGTAATGAAACGTCTGGTTGAAGAAGTCACATCTGCTTTTGCCAAGCATCATTTTGAAATTTTAAGTGGACAACTGGCTGGCAGTTTATTGCAATACTGTGCTGCTGATATTGAGTTAGGCATTAATCGTGCTAAGGATTTAGCTCGCGATAAAATATTTGAACACCCGCAAAAAGCTGGTTTGGAAATTATTGCTCATCAAAGTTTGCAAAATATTTTAGATGCCTTTATTCCGCTCACTACACCGCATAAAACCTTAAGTTTTAAAGAGCAGCGCTTAATGGCCATTTTATGTCGTTCTGGTGCACACTTTGGCAGTAACCATTATGAAAATATCATGCAGGTCTTAGATATTATTTCTAAGTTTTCAGATCACCAAGCGTATAACTTGTCTCAAGAGTTACAAGGCAATAAAGCTGGATTGATTTAAACTTGTCATCAGCATCCAATTTGATGATAAAGCCATCAATCCGAGCTCAATTTTTCGTGAGTCTTTTGCCTTTCTGCGCAATGCTCACTACTATGCAACCATTGATAAAAAAGTGAATCACACAACATGATCGGATGTCTTATTGGTGAAGTCTTCGCACTAGAAGCACCCACCGTACTTTTAAATGTAAATGGTGTCGGTTATGAAATTGATACACCACTGACGACCTTTTGCCAACTACAAAAAGGGCAGAAAATTACCCTATGGACGCACCTTGCCGTGCGTGAAGATGCTCAATTGCTTTATGGTTTTTTACATCAACAGGAAAAACTGATTTTTCGCACCCTGCTCAAAGTGAACGGTGTCGGTCCAAAAATGGCTTTGGGTATTCTTTCCACCCTCAGTGTAGACATGCTGATTCATACCGTTGAACATGAAGACATCAACACCTTGGTTAAAGTCCCTGGTGTCGGTAAGAAAACCGCTGAACGCCTGATGATTGAACTGCGCGATCGCTTTAAAGCGATGTCTTCAGGCACAGCGCCAAGCAACTCAACCGTTGAACAAATCCAGTTCACAGGCAACTCTGCCGTTGCAGAAGCCGAAGCTGCATTGCAGTCTTTAGGGTACAAACCTCTAGAAGCACAAAAATTGGTGAATGCAGCCAAAGGTGATTTCACTGAAGCAAGTGACATCATCCGTGCAGCACTCAAGTCGATGAATAAATAACAATGTCCAATAATTTTGGATACACGCAGGCGACATGGATGTCGCCGTTAAACTGTGCTACAAGGATGTAGCATCAGTTTAACAAATGGGTTTTGTCACTTTTGCCCAGTCAAAAGTGAAATTGCCTACACAAAGGCATAAAAACCTAAAAGATTTTTGAGGCTGTGAGTTAATCCACCTCGAATGACTGTAAAGAGATAGATTTAACCCATATGCAAGACCGTCTCATCGGTGGTTCCGAAAAACCCGAAGATCATATTGATCGTGCCATTCGTCCAACTTCACTCGATGACTATATTGGTCAGCCTGTCGTCCGTGAACAAATGGAAATCTTTATTGGTGCAGCCCGTGGACGTGCGGAAGCACTGGATCATACCCTGATTTTCGGCCCACCCGGTTTGGGAAAAACCACACTCGCGAATATTATTGCGCGTGAAATGGGGGGAAATTTAAAGTCAACTTCAGGACCGGTGTTAGAACGTGCCGGTGATTTGGCTGCCATGCTGACCAACCTAGAAGAAGGCGATGTACTGTTTATTGACGAAATTCACCGTCTTTCCCCTGTAATCGAAGAAATTCTATATCCTGCCATGGAGGACTACCAACTCGATATCATGATTGGTGAAGGTCCTGCTGCTCGTTCCATTAAATTGGATTTACCACCATTTACTTTGGTGGCTGCAACGACGCGTGCGGGCCTACTGACGTCACCCCTTCGTGACCGTTTTGGCATTGTGCAGCGACTGGAGTTTTATTCAGTTCAAGATTTGACCCATATTGTTACCCGCTCTGCCAATTTAATGGATGTGCCGATTACGCATGAAGGCTCGGCAGAAATTGCCCGTCGCTCGCGTGGTACACCCCGTATTGCCAACCGACTCTTACGTCGCGTACGTGACTATGCACAAGTGAAAGGTACAGGCGAAGTGACACAAGACATGGCACAGCGCGCCTTGGATATGCTAAAGGTCGATAAAGATGGTTTAGATACCTTAGACCGTCGCTATCTAAGTATGCTGCTTGAACGTTTTGATGGTGGACCTGCCGGTGTAGAAGCCCTAGCCGCAGCTATGGCGGAAGACTCAGGTACTTTGGAAGATGTCATTGAACCTTACTTAATTCAGCAAGGTTACGTCATGCGTACTGCGCGTGGACGGATTGCCACCAATATGGCGTATTTGCAGTTTGGAATGACACCGCCCGAACCAAAAGAAAAATGATTTTTAAGGGAGATTTATTCTCCCTTTTTCATTTTCTCTAATCTCAGTTTTGAGGAAAGGCTTGATTTAAATTGCTGAATATTCAAGATGACTGATATTCCCTTTTATACCTTTAAATCCATTAAATATACCTATATGGTTTTTGCCTTCTTGAATTACGAATGGCATGTTTTACAGCTCAAATAATTATAGTTCACAAGGCTGTGTATTTCATGAAACGCTTTCCATTATCCTATTTTTTTGCCTCGCTTTTATTGGCTAGTCCATTGAGTTTTGCCGATTGGATTGATACAGCTGTCGAAAAGAATGAAACACGGACTATTCAGCTACGCCAGAACATTCACCAACATCCTGAGCTAGGCAATATGGAAGTGAATACATCTAAACTGGTTCAAATGGAACTTAAGTCCTATGGCATAGAGGTTAAAACTGGCTTTGCAAAAACTGGAGTACCCTAAGTTCGCAAATCAGATACAGAGCAAATGGAAGCTGCAAAATGAAAAACGCTAATTAAAATCCTATGAAAAAGGTGATCACTCAGGATCACCTTTTGATTATGTATATGGTCTAAACCATCGACCAATTCTATTCTGATCCTCATCATCGACGCTGCAAAAAGCTAAAGCTCCCTCACTTCTTACACCAACATCAACTCACACGCTCTAGAACTAGGAATTAATCAAGCGCAATATCTGAAAGGTAACATTCAATCTGCAAATATTGAGTTTCATACAGAGGATTTACAGGAAATAGCGTACATCTTGTCTTCAATTGAGATTGAACATTAGCGATTATCCAAAGAGCTATTAGCACTTGAGAGTCAGTAATTTTGCTCATCAATAAGTAATAAAAGTAGCCCTTTTCATCACATTGAATGTTGATCGACCAATGACTACTTTCAGAAATATTCTTTATTCGAGCTATTCTTAATATCAAAACTTAAATGCATATTGGATGCGATATCAGAATAAGAATTCAGATTTGTGGTGTTATAACTGCTCTAATCACCTAAGCGAGAAACAAAAGTCATTCATTTGCGAACGACTTCTAATATATCTCCTAGATGATTAAAGCAGAACAATCAAACTAAAACTTACCGTTTAGCAACAATTATGCTTCCCAAAAGAGTAACAATATCCATCAAATTATCGCACTCTGGTAATTTCTGGTGGGATATAGTTGCCTGCAAGTACTGATTCTTTTGGACCGTACATTCTTAAAATCATCCAGAATTGGCCGGGCTCACCACTTGGAAGCCAATTGCCCTTTTGCTCTTTTGATAGCGGTTGTTCCTGAACGAAAATATCAATCGAACCGTCGGCATTTTTAACTAATGACGGTGTTCGATCGCCAATCGCATAGCGGTTGATAGGATTGGCTTTTAATTGATTTTCAGGGCGGCTGTAAAGGGTAATTGACCAAAAGTAATTAACGGGCGGAAAATTATTCGCAGAAAAATGGATTTTATATTTTCGACCACTGATAAGTGGTTGGTTTTCATTATCTAAGAATGCAGGAAGATATAATGCTTCCTCCGCTTTATTGGCACCATAGCCCATCATAGCGACAGTTGACGCAAGCAGACGATCACTGCCGTATGAACCTAAAAGCGTGGTAAAACGCCAGCTGTTTAATCCCTTACCTCGCTCCATACCATGCATTGGCACGCGTTGAAAGGCCATTTTTGCGGCTTTTTCTAGTCCTCTTCGTTGAGCGGCAGTTAATTTTTCAGGATCAAAGGTCAAATTCGGGCCAATACCTAATCTGGAGAATTGTTTTACCACTTCTTTATCGGTATCACGCACGCCACCAAATGTCCAGGCACGATTTAAAAGAGTGTAAAAATCAAGTGACTGCCAAATTGGATTATTCAGCTTGGGATTAGGTACTGGTGTTCCCTTCTTGGTTTTAGCGTAAATTGCATTTTTATTCAGCGGCGTGAGGGTAAGGCGCTTTAACATCGCAACGACGGGTTGAATATCTTCGGGTGTTTCTGGCGTAACAACAATTCGTGCTTGTAGAAATACACCATTGGTTGGCGCTTCAAATGTTTCGATAACATTTGGAATTTCACCGTGCCATCCCTTAGGGACATAAGCATAACGACCCGGTTTGGAATGAACGCGAGTGCCAATATAAGCAAATGTATTGAGCGCCCAATCCGTTGCCTGAATGACCATATAGCGATTTGGGATTTCAGGCACGTCAATAATGATAGGTCCCTGACTTAAGTCCAACCATGCAAGACCATAAACCGTATCGTTATTCGGCGTAAAATCGATGGCCGAGTCGGGAGTGGCAAGGTTAGGGTAAATATTGAATTCATTAATCGGTGCATTTAATGGCGCTTCTGGATGAGTATCCTTTTCCATCAAAATTTGCGAGCGGGCGTATACCACACCCGTCGTATACGCCTCATAGCCTAATGCTAAGGCTTCAGCTTCGGCTACGTCATCGTCCATGGGAAGAGGCAAGTTAACAACACAAGAGGCTTGATTGACGCCACTTATCAGCAGCAAACATCCCAGCTTATTTCTAAGGTTGGCGCTACTAATTAAAACAATAATGAGCAATATCAATAAAATACTGCCTATCATAGCTAAACGCTTAACTATGCTGTTTTTTATAAGATTCATTATATTCCTTTAAATATCATCCAGCTTAAATGGCATAATCAGCAGCAAGTTTTATCTCAATAAAGGCCCCAAACCCATACTGATTGCTGCAAATAATGCTTTTACTGGCAAGAAGCTTCCCTGTTTAAGTGTTCCATTTAGCACTATCGCCAACTGGCTCCATCACTTATACAAAAACTGACGATCGCGATACTACCATTTATTTAACTTAATTAGCGCGCAAGGATCTATATAAATTGGCCAAAGCAAATGGAAGCTGAAAAATGAAAAGCTAATTAAAATCATGTGATAAAGGTGATCATTCGAAATCACCTTTTGATTATTTATATGATGTAAACCATCGAGCAATTCTCTTTTGGTCCTCATCATTGGCATCGCAAAAACTAAAGCTCCCTCACTTCTTCCACCAACATCAACTCACATGCTCCATCACCCGTATCTTCGCGACTGAGTGAGCTGCGCCACGTCCAGCCATCGGTTGCTTTAACTTCAACCAAATGCCCTTTCAGATAGATCAGATCATCCTCATCAATCTTTGCCAAC
This DNA window, taken from Acinetobacter sp. WCHA55, encodes the following:
- a CDS encoding deoxyguanosinetriphosphate triphosphohydrolase — its product is MMQMRWLELLSTVRIGSKKQNTELARSPFHKDYDRIIFSQSFRQLNRKTQVHPLTQHDGIHTRLTHSLEVSCIGRSLGMLAAEKIKDELPMWISPADVGAIIQAACLAHDIGNPPFGHAGEYAIREWFDDASHGNFLEKLSVEEQADVRQFEGNAQGLRLLTKIDYHPNDGGMRLTYATLGAYLKYPWLSKTIESQGDTPASKRAKFGCYQAEKEILQQIAEQLGLIQLGEYHYCRHPLTYLLEAADDICYALIDLEDGIILNMLSYEEVEPIFLSLLGEYSAPVELSMPDTTWQQKIAALRGRVMKRLVEEVTSAFAKHHFEILSGQLAGSLLQYCAADIELGINRAKDLARDKIFEHPQKAGLEIIAHQSLQNILDAFIPLTTPHKTLSFKEQRLMAILCRSGAHFGSNHYENIMQVLDIISKFSDHQAYNLSQELQGNKAGLI
- the ruvA gene encoding Holliday junction branch migration protein RuvA, giving the protein MIGCLIGEVFALEAPTVLLNVNGVGYEIDTPLTTFCQLQKGQKITLWTHLAVREDAQLLYGFLHQQEKLIFRTLLKVNGVGPKMALGILSTLSVDMLIHTVEHEDINTLVKVPGVGKKTAERLMIELRDRFKAMSSGTAPSNSTVEQIQFTGNSAVAEAEAALQSLGYKPLEAQKLVNAAKGDFTEASDIIRAALKSMNK
- the ruvB gene encoding Holliday junction branch migration DNA helicase RuvB translates to MQDRLIGGSEKPEDHIDRAIRPTSLDDYIGQPVVREQMEIFIGAARGRAEALDHTLIFGPPGLGKTTLANIIAREMGGNLKSTSGPVLERAGDLAAMLTNLEEGDVLFIDEIHRLSPVIEEILYPAMEDYQLDIMIGEGPAARSIKLDLPPFTLVAATTRAGLLTSPLRDRFGIVQRLEFYSVQDLTHIVTRSANLMDVPITHEGSAEIARRSRGTPRIANRLLRRVRDYAQVKGTGEVTQDMAQRALDMLKVDKDGLDTLDRRYLSMLLERFDGGPAGVEALAAAMAEDSGTLEDVIEPYLIQQGYVMRTARGRIATNMAYLQFGMTPPEPKEK
- a CDS encoding DUF1254 domain-containing protein, whose protein sequence is MNLIKNSIVKRLAMIGSILLILLIIVLISSANLRNKLGCLLLISGVNQASCVVNLPLPMDDDVAEAEALALGYEAYTTGVVYARSQILMEKDTHPEAPLNAPINEFNIYPNLATPDSAIDFTPNNDTVYGLAWLDLSQGPIIIDVPEIPNRYMVIQATDWALNTFAYIGTRVHSKPGRYAYVPKGWHGEIPNVIETFEAPTNGVFLQARIVVTPETPEDIQPVVAMLKRLTLTPLNKNAIYAKTKKGTPVPNPKLNNPIWQSLDFYTLLNRAWTFGGVRDTDKEVVKQFSRLGIGPNLTFDPEKLTAAQRRGLEKAAKMAFQRVPMHGMERGKGLNSWRFTTLLGSYGSDRLLASTVAMMGYGANKAEEALYLPAFLDNENQPLISGRKYKIHFSANNFPPVNYFWSITLYSRPENQLKANPINRYAIGDRTPSLVKNADGSIDIFVQEQPLSKEQKGNWLPSGEPGQFWMILRMYGPKESVLAGNYIPPEITRVR